The following are encoded together in the Oncorhynchus masou masou isolate Uvic2021 chromosome 5, UVic_Omas_1.1, whole genome shotgun sequence genome:
- the LOC135530495 gene encoding gastrula zinc finger protein XlCGF57.1-like → MHTGERTFQCSQCGKSFTRLWSLKEHKIVHTGEKPFQCSQCGKGFILLGNLKKHERTHTGEKPFQCSQCGKSFTRLGSLKAHESVHTGETSYHCSLCEKKFTKLKNLKKHIKLHTGEKPFQCTQCGKSFTRLGNLKDHKRIHTGEKPFQCTQCGKSFTRLGNLKDHQIMHTGEKPFQCSQCGSGFTQLGNLKRHERTHTGQRTFQCSQCGKSFAQLGSLKEHKIVHTGEKPFQCSQCGKVFTLLGNLKKHERIHTGEKLFQCSQCGNSFKSLGSLKEHERTHTGETSYHCSMCGKDFTKLGNLKKHTKLHTGEKPFQCSQCGKGFTRLGNLKDHKLIHTGEKPFQCSQCGKGFTQIGNLKRHERTHTVLTMTPGVGTSSENRTENRKKCVFIEEKKQNRERK, encoded by the coding sequence atgcacacaggagagagaactttccaatgttcccagtgtggaaagagtttcacaCGGTTATGGAGCCTGAAGGAACATAAAatagttcacacaggagagaagcctttccaatgctcccagtgtggaaagggttttattCTGTTAGGGAACTTGAAAAAGCATGagcgaacacacacaggagagaagcctttccaatgctcccagtgtggaaagagttttacacgGCTAGGGAGCCTGAAAGCTCATGAAAGCGTACACACAGGGGAGACATCTTACCATTGCTCTCTGTGTGAAAAGAAATTTACCAAGTTAAAGAACCTAAAAAAACATATAAAATTACACACAGGCGAGAAACCTTTCCAATGCAcccaatgtggaaagagttttacacgGTTAGGAAACCTGAAGGATCATaaaagaatacacacaggagagaagcctttccaatgcacccaatgtggaaagagttttacacgGTTAGGGAACCTGAAGGACCATCAAATAatgcacacaggagagaagcctttccaatgctcccagtgtggaagtGGTTTTACTCAGTTAGGGAACTTGAAAAGGCATGAGAGAACTCACACAGGACAGAGAactttccaatgttcccagtgtggaaagagttttgcaCAGTTAGGGAGCCTGAAAGAACATAAAatagttcacacaggagagaagcctttccaatgctcccagtgtggaaaggttTTTACCCTGTTAGGGAACTTGAAaaagcatgagagaatacacacaggagagaagctgttccaatgttcccagtgtggaaatagTTTTAAAAGTTTAGGGAGCCTGAAGGAGCAtgaaaggacacacacaggggagacaTCTTACCATTGCTCTATGTGTGGAAAAGATTTTACCAAGTTAGGGAACctaaaaaaacatacaaaattacacacaggagagaaacctttccaatgctcccaatgtggaaagggttttacacGGTTAGGGAATCTGAAGGACCATAAATTAATACACACAGGCGAgaagcctttccaatgttcccagtgtggaaagggttttacccAGATAGGGAACCTGAAAAGGCATGAGAGAACCCACACAGTCTTAACAATGACCCCAGGAGTTGGAACCAGTTCAGAAAACAGAACAGAAAACcgcaaaaaatgtgtttttattgaGGAAAAGAAACAGAACCGGGAAAGAAAGTGA